The DNA segment GGAAACATGCTGGAAATGATTGATGGCCGCGCCGCGGTCTGTCGTGTGATCGCACGACAGATCAGATGGTTTCAGCCCGAGGTAGTGGCTGTGGTGCATGACTTCGAAGGTGATTACGGCCATTCTAATCACATTGCCAGTCTTATCGGCCTGCTGGAAGCATATGAATTGGCAGCGGATCCTGACGTTGATATCGATGGGCTCGCTCCATGGACGCCCCAGAAAATATATATTCGAGGCGGGCTATGGGATAATCGGGACGGCATAGCATATCAGGGCATCGTTAGTGATGGAGGAATAAATCCTCTCTTTCATGACTATATGGAAGAGCAGAGTATCGATGGATACAGCCCCCGAAACTTTGCGGACTGGGCTCTGAACGAACATGCCTCGCAAGGCAGTCCCGACGTATCCACAGTTTTTCGTTCAGGTGAACGCTTCGACACCCATCACTCCGAATGGTGGACCCTTTATCGTTCAACGGTTGGCACTGATACCGCTTCTACTTTTACAGTAGATGGTGACACAACAAACAGCATTTACGAAAACTGGGCTCGGGGAGATTTCCTCGAAAACATTAACTACTAGTGCTTACGGCCATGCAAGATTAATTCGATCCAGGCGAAATTGATGTACTTCGGTTTGTGTTCTGTGCCTGGTCGATCGTAAAACCAAATAAATTGACTCAATTTGTGAACGGCAGAAATGTGTGTGTGAGCAGGCAAAGGCCTGCTAAAAAGTGGTGCTCAAGAAGGATGCAGAAAAAGATTTGTTTTTGTGAAAGGCAGTGTTATGGAACGGGCATTTAATAAATGGTGTGTGGCGGTTTTAGTTTTATCTGCTTCATCGGTTGCGTTTTCCGCTCCTTCGACCTTGACCCAAATGGTTTCAGACGGTTCAGAGACCATTACGCTTCAGATGACCTTAGAAAGTGTTCGGGGGAGCTATTTCGAGGTATTGGCGCAGAACAGTTCGGGCAATTACGACATTCATACACCTGCGGAAGTGCGTACCTATATTGGTACTGTGGATGAATACCCCGGTGCCATTGCAGCGGGCCTTTTAAAATCTGACGGCAATCTCTGGGCAAGAGTTTATTTTGACAGAGGTTATACCTGGTATACATTGGGAAGCTCCGTGGTCGGTGGATCGGGTGGTGATACTCCGATATTTGTGATGCCAACGCTCAGTACCGTAACTCCGGGACATGCGGGCACAGACACCTATCTCTTCGATCTGGGGATTGATTGTGACTGGCGTTTTTACAGTGGGGTCGGTAACAGCAATGTCGCCACATGCCTGGAACAGGTTGAGTTTTCAACCGTTCAGCTCAAGGCTATCTATCTTAGAGACGCTCTGATTATTCCGGCGCTTGGACGCGTCATTATTCGCGCTTCTCAAGCACACTGTCCATATGACGGTACAAGTGGCACAGCTATCCTTGGCCTCGTTCAAGCGGAATGGAACAATAACCATCATGTCATTCGCGATCTCGTTGCCTGCGTCACTCCAGCAATCGGAGGAGGTGTAGCCTGGGGTGGACAACAAGTGGGTACTGCTTGGGGTTATACCGTCAATGGGATAAATACATGGGATGGCAGTTTTGATGGTGTCATGCGTCATGAGATTGGACACAACTGGGACGTTGATGATTACCATGCCGACAGCCCTGAATACGGCACAATTAATTGCGGCAACGGTTACGGACGTTTTTCCGGTCCCGAGGTCGAAACAATCTTTAATACGCGTGATGCTAGAATGTCGGTTCTTGACAATCAGGGAACGTACAGCACGGTACCTGTCCCTCCTTATGCTGCATTAGACTCTCATGATTGTTATAACCGGGAAGATTATACGTTCGCGCCTTTGTACAACGACTTTGATGCCAATGGGGAAACTATAAGCCTACATTCGTTTGATCCGGTTTCAAAATTTGGCGGCAGTATCACATTATCTGCGGGAACCGGGCCCGACGGCCTTGATGAGCTGATATACAGTCCCCCGCAGACCGCGAGCGGAATCGATCACTTCTATTACACGATCATCGATTCGGCCGGATCGACCGCCACAGGTGTATTTCTCGCTAGACTGCCTGATTTAGAACCGTTTGAACTGTATGTTGCCAACAGCGACTTTGAGGCTGGAGGATGGGCTTCCGAATATGGCACTTCGCCTTCCGGCTGGGTTAGCGATCCTCCACTAAGTGGTGATCGCAGAGGCAACTATGGCGAATCGCTGGATGGCATTGAGGGAATTGTCGCCGCTCTTCAGGATGCTGGCGGCAATTACTACCAGCAGTCACTATTATATGCTGGAAAAGGTCCGATTGACGCAGGGTCAAGTGGCCGCTTTGATATTACGTTTGATTACGGTTACCGCAGAGATGCTACGACGAATGGAGATATCAAATTACGAGTGGGTCTTTGGAACAAGACAACTTCAACTGAACTGGCTGGTTACGACCTTGTGATCGGTGATCCAGGTGTAGGAGCCAATTCCCTTAGCAGAACCACTGTCAATTTGTCTTACGATAATACCGGCCTTAACGGCGACGAACTTGCCCTTAGATTTACGCACACCGGCGATGGCTCCAGAAGCTGGTCTGCAACGGCACTAATCGACAACGTCGACATTGTTATGCCTGGATCGCCGCAATGGCTTGTTGACCCGGTCAAAGAAAGTAACGGCATCGTAAACCAGGCATATTGGTCAACAGTGTCAAATGATGCGGTTGACCCTGAAAAGGACTCATTGACATTTATAAAGGTCTCAGGTCCTTCATGGCTCACAATCGCCTCTAATGGGGCGCTTAGCGGAACACCCGATGCAAGCGATGTTGGTTTGAATGTCTGGACTGTTGAGGTCACAGATGGGACGAATCCGCCAGTGTCCGCAACACTGAAGATTACTGTTGATTATGAGGTCTTTCTTGCAAACAAAGGTTTTGAATATAACACGTGGGACTCCAATTATGGAACTTCTCCACAAGGATGGCTCAGCGATCCCCCGCTTAGCGGAAACCGCGCAGGTAATTACGGTGAAACGATTATTGGCCTCCCTGGAACGGTTGCCGCTCTTCAGGATGCGGGCGCAAATTACTACCAGCAGGCACTTACTAATTCCAGCCAAGGTAACCTTGATGCCGGTACATCCAGCAAATACGCTGTTACATTCGACTATGGTTACCGCAGAGATGTAACGACTAACGGAGATATAGTTTTGAGAGTGGCTCTTTGGGATACGACTGCTTCAACTGAACTGGCTGGTTCTGACCTGATTATTATTGATCCGGGCCCGGGTGCTAATTTCCTCAGCAGGGCAACTGTCAATCTTTCATATGACAACACAGGCCTCGAAGGCCATGGACTTGCGGTACGCTTTACTTACGCAGACAAGGGATACAGAGGCTGGTCAGCGACAGCATTGCTTAACAATGTTACTGTTGGAATTCCTGACTTCACACCGCCCGAAGCCCCCACGGGTCTTTTAACTGTGACAAGCGGCGGAACTGTCAGCCTTGACTGGAATGACAGCAACGCGGATGGCGTGGCCGCTTTCAATATTTATCGCAGTGAGTTGCAGGACGGATTATTTGCAAAAATTGCCGCAGCTCCCGTAAGTTATTATGAAGACAGCGGTCTTATAGAAGGCAAGACATACTTCTATTATGTAACCGCTTTGGATAAATCTTACAACGAATCCGCCGAATCGAACAAGGCCTACGCCAGCCTTCGCACACCAGGTGACCTCGACGGAGACGGACGTGTTGACTTTGCCGACCTCAGTCTATTCGCCGGCAACTGGCTTGCAACCGATTGCTGGTACTGCGATGGCGCCGACCTCGACAGTAACGGGCGGGTAGACTTCGATGATCTGACAATACTGGCCGAAAACTGGCTGAGTGAATAAAGCTTACAAGTAAAGTAAGCTTCTTATACTGCGGGCACCATTCCAAAGGTGAATACTCTATCAGGCCCGGACGCTACCGTTGTGTCCATCGCGCATACGGACACAACAGGAGGATTTTGTGAAAGCGGGCTCGGAGGGACACTCGCGAGAATATGAAATATTAGCGCGAAAGGTAGCGGCCATTGATAAAGAAGGTGGAGAACAGAATCTTGCATCAATGCTTTTTTTATAAGCAATTGGGCAGGTTCAAATTCGGTTAGATATACCTGCAGCAGGTTATATGTGCGCTGTTGCAGGCTAATACAAAGTGATTCATTATCATAGGGGGATGACACATTTGCAGGAGAGACCATTATGAAACACACTATTAATCATAAGTTCGCTATGGTTTTAGTTTTATTAGCTTCGTCTTTTGCGTTTTCCGCACCTGCAACCTTGACCCAAACGGTTTCTGACGGTTCAGAAACCATTACGCTTAGGATGACTTTAGAGAGTGTACGGGGCTCCTATTTTGAGGTCCTGATGCAGAACAGTTCTGGCACTTACGATATTCATACACCTGCCGAAGTGAGTACATACCTGGGCACGGTAGATGAGTACCCCGGTGCAATTGCTGCGGGCCTGTTGAAATCTGACGGCAGTCTCTGGGCAAGAGTTTATTTTGACAGAGGTTATACCTGGTATACATTGGGAAGCTCTAAGGTTGGGGAATCAGGGGCTGATACTCCAATATTTGCGATGCCAACGCTCAGTACTGTGACGCCTGGACATGCGGGCACTGACACCTATCTGTTTGATCTTGGAATTGATTGTGACTGGCGTTTTTACAGTGGTGTCGGAAACAGCAATGTAGCCACGTGTCTTGAACAGGTTGAATTTTCAACCGTGCAGCTCAAGGCTATCTACCTCAGAGACGCCCTCATTATTCCGGAGCTTGGACGTGTAATCATTCGAGCTTCTCAAGCACACTGTCCATATGACGGTACAAGCGGCACCGCGATTCTTGGTCTCGTTCAAACGGAATGGGAAACAAACCATACAGACGCAAATCGCGATCTCGTCGCCTGTGCCACCCCAGATATAGGAGGAGGTGTTGCCTGGGGCGGACAACAAGTGGGTACTTCCCACGGTTATTCCGTCAATGGGATAAATACATGGGATGGGAGTTTTGATGGTGTTATGCGCCATGAGATTGGACACAACTGGGACGTTGATGATTATCATGCCGGCAGCCCTGAATACGGTACAATAAACTGCGGCAATGGCTATTCACGTTTTTCCGGTCCTGAGGTCGAAACAATCCTTAATACGCGTGATGCAAAAATGTCAGTCCTGGACAACCAGGGAACGTATAGTACAATTGCTGTCCCCCCGTATGCTGCATTGGACTCTCACGATTGTTATAAACGGCAAGATTACACCTTCGCGCCACTGCATAATGACTTTGATGCCAACGGAGAAACGATAAGCCTGCTTTCGTTTGATTCGACTTCAAAATTTGGCGGCAGTATTACATTATCTGCCGGCACCGGTCCAGGCGGCATTGATGAGCTGATCTACAGTCCCCCGCAGACCGCGAGCGGAATCGACCATTTCTATTACACGATAATCGATTCGGCCGGATCGACCGCGACAGGCGTGTTTCTCGCTAAACTGCCTGATTTGGAACCGTTTGAACTGTATGTTGCTAACAGCGACTTTGAGGCTGGAGGATGGGCTTCCGAATATGGCACTTCGCCTTCCGGCTGGGTTAGCGATCCTCCTTTGACAGGTTCAGGTGCAGGCAACTATGGACAGACGATGCCGGATTTGACAGGAATTCAGGCCGCATTGCAGGATGTAGGAGGCAATTACTATCAACAGGTAATTGATTATAGCGGTGCCGGAGCAGTTGACGCGGGCACAGAAGATGAATATGCGGTAACTTTTGACTATGGTTATCGAAGAGATGCAACGACCAACGGCGATATCACTTTAAGAGTCGCACTTTGGGATACAACGGCATCGACCGAACTGGTTGGCTACGATTTGGTCATCACAGATCCAGGCGTTGGAATAAATTCATTGAGCACTACGACGATCAACCTAGCCTATGACAATACTGCTCTTAGTGGTCATGAACTGGCTGTCCGCTTTACACACGCTGGAAACGGCACCAGAACCTGGTCTGCGACGGCCTTAATTGATAACGTCAGTATTGTCAGCCCTGGCCAGCCAGGCTGGTACACGGATCCTGTTGTTGAAGTAGGAGCGCTGGACAATACAGCTTACAGCTCTTCATTGGCCGATGATGCTGCTGACCCTGAAAACGACCCATTGACATTTACAAAGGTTACAGGTCCTGCATGGCTGACAGTCGCGTCTAATGGAGACCTTAGCGGAACACCCAGTGCAAGCGATATCGGTTTGAATGTCTGGACGGTTGAGGTTACCGATGGCACCAATCCTCCTGTTCCTGCAGAACTGCATATTACAGTCAGCTACAAGGTGACTGTTTTAAACGGTGGTTTTGAAAGCAATACATGGTATTCAGAACAGGGCACCTCACCTGCAAACTGGATAAGTGATCCCCCGTTGAGCGGTTCAGTCTCTGGCAATTATGGCCAGAGCATGCCTGATTTGACAGGTATCCAGGCCGCACTTCAGGATGTTGGCGGCAATTACTATCAACAGGGCCTCACAGATTCCAGCTTGGGCACGATCGATGCTGGTTTTGCAGGTGAATATACAGTAACCTTTGATTACGGCTACCGACGCGATGCGGTAACAAATGGTGAAATACCGTTGAGAGTGGCGCTTTGGGATACGACCACATCCACTGAACTGGCCGCATCGAAAGTATATATAAGTGATCCCGGTGTAGGTACCAATTCTCTCACGCGAACTTCGCTAAATCTGTCATACGACAACACCGGACTTAGTGGCGATGGGTTGGCGGTGAGAATTACATACGCTGACAGCGGTTACCGAACCTACTATGCCACGGCACTTATCGACAATGTTGCTGTCGGGATTACAATCGATGACACAACGCCCCCGGCCGCTCCGACAGGTTTGACAGCGACACCGGGCGATGCAACTGTGACCCTTGACTGGGACGACAACAGCGAGACCGATTTGGCCAGTTACAATGTCTATCGCAGCACAACCAGCGGCACCGGATATGCCATTTTAGCCCAAGGTTTGCCCACCAGCGATTACACGGATAACTCGGTCTCAAACGGAACGACTTACTACTATGTTGCGACAGCAGTAGATACCAGCAATAATAAGTCGGCCTACTCAAGTCAAGTCTCAGCGACACCTCAAGCACAGCAGACAACGATGTACGTGCAGGCGATTGATCTGACTGTTGTTCAAGCTGGCGGTCCAAACCATAAAGGTCAAGCCATAGTGACAATTTACGACAATAATGCTCAGCCGCTCAGTGGAGCGACGGTCTATGGCACATTCACCGGCGACTACAACGAATCTGGTTCGACCGTGACTGATAGCAATGGCCAGGCAATGATGACCACTTCATCCAAAGCCAGAAATCCCAGCTTCACGTTCACGGTAGACGACGTGACAGCATCGGGATACACCTATGATGCTGCTTCAAATGTTCAAACCAGTGAGACTTACTAAACCTAATTGCAGTTAGTTAATTACTGGGTGGGCCGGTTTCGCAATCGGCCCACCTCTTACTATTGTTGATTGGAAAATATGTTTAAAATGGTTGCTAAACTAATCTTCAGCAAGTACTTTGTGAAGCCATGTTTTGCCATCTGTGAACACTGTTCTTTTGGGATTTGGACCATACTGTGCCGTAAGCTTAGTGAAAATCAACAACGAACAGAAAGGAAGGACCTTAAGATGCAAAAGAATGAATCGACAAACAACGAGCAGAACTTGAATGGCGTTATTATAATCAATCGCACTCAGATCAAGGATTACCTCGGCGGCATGGTCCGCCAGAACGTCGAAGAAACGCTCAACGCCATGCTGGATGCAGAGGCGGATCAGTTGTGCAACGCCAGGCGGTATGAACACACCGACAAGCGTACCGACGCTAGATCCGGCCATTACAAACGCAAGCTGCAGACCCGCACCGGCCAGGTGGAACTGAAGATGCCCAAGCTTCGAAAGACCACATTTGAAACGGCCATAATCGAACGCTGGCAGATCGAGCTGTTCTTTAAGACGATCAAGCAGAATTTCAAGATAAAGACTTTCGTCGGTGACCTGCCCCCATGGGGGCACCCCCAGAGAACATTAACTCGTGCAAAGGTAGCCTAACTGAAGGGAAGAAATAATTGTCGTTGAAGGGAATTAATAGTTGACGCTGGACACTTTCTGCAAAAACTGTAAGATCGTCATCAAATCGATTACAATCCCAACCTTCGCGGTTCTGGTAAAAAGTAATCGGCCGTATTCATTTTCCGGCTAAAATGACAGCAAAACATGCCATACATATGTATAAGCAAGTTGGTCTACTTCCTGCCACGTCTTTTTCAATACTTCTTCATCGCCAACGATTTTCGGATACTCCTGACGTTTGACTTCCCACGGAATGCACTCGCCCGGTTTCGGGACTATCTTCTTTTGTTCCTGGTCCATTAGTAAACTCCGTATTCTCGGGTGAACTCTGTCATTGCTTTTATATTTTCGACGTTGGTATCGTTTTGCATGATCGCGCTCGCGTCCATAATATAACCTCCGTCTTTTGCCACACCGTCTATAACCTCTTTGCACCTTTGTCTGACCTCGTCCGGCGTTCCATACGAAAGCAGGGCGTTAGGAATTCCGCCGCTGATACAGAACTTATCGCCAAGCACTTTATGAGCCTTGAAAATATCGCCCTGATCTACATGATAAACGATGCTGCGATCCGGCAGTTCAGTAAAAGCCTCCAGGTGATTATCCCAGTTACCTTCGGCATAGAACATCGTCTGGTGGCCGCTCTCCCATATAGCTTCGATAACCGGTTTCAATGTCGGCCAGTAAATATTATCAAATTGTTCCTGCGTTACAAATGGAGTGCATCCGCGATGCATCCAGAAACCCACAGGGAAGTTTGTTGCCGAACCCGCCGAGGCGATAGCATTATATGCAAGGTGAGGGATCAGTGCTTCACAGGCTTTTTTGACCTTTTCAGGTCTCTCCATAAGATCCATTGTAAGCCCGATGTAGCCCCGGAGTTTGTCGCCGATGATATCCAGCGGAGCCTTGAGCATACCCGCGATCGCAGGTACCGTTCCGCATTCTTTCCTCAGCCGTTCGCACTGCGGACCGAACGAACTAAAATAATTCAGCATCGCCATCCCGCCTCTCAGGAATGCCATATTATTGCGGAAAGAAGTTGGCTGGCCCGGAGCGGCAACATCAGTTGATGTACGTGGAAGCCATACATTCGCTAAAAAACCTGTGGGATCGGCGATCAGTTCATCATATTCGTCAGGCTTCATAAAAGCATCATCTTCGGACGGTTCACGGTACTGAAACGCCGTGTCGGCAGATATTTCCACACCCGGCATGGCGTAATACTTTGAACCGTTGGCCTGTGTGATCCCTGCCCAAACATAAACCATATTCGGACAAACAGCATCCCAGTCAAAATCTTTTGCGCAGATGCATGCTGCTTCAAAAGCCTTGTTGCAATCTTGGGATAACTCCTGACAGGTGAAACCGGTATATTTTGCAGTAAACTCAGCCACTAAAGGCCTGATTGGAACCATATCCGGCTTTTCGTTTTTCAACGCTGTCGTGTAACGTTTAAGGCGTTCCTGGTAAACCTTTTCCATGTCCATATGCGTGTCTCATTTCCATATAACGTTTATATTATGTTTTCATAAAGTAAGAATATTCAAACGGTATGTCAACTAGAAACTGGCTACAAAGTAAAGACAAGAAATGCACAGAAAACGGCTAAAACCTTAAGCATCACAGTGATCTGAAAAAAGATGAGCATATTCGTTTGCAGCAGGCATTACAGTTAAATGAACGGTAGTGTTTTCGAGGGAAGTAATGGCAAAGGCTCGGTGAGAGTTTAAGCCGGACTTAGGAACTTCAGAGGCCCAACAAGAATCGCGGAAAATCTCAGATAACTCGCTGCCTGAAGAATGAGCACGCGTTTACTTTTCCTTATCATTTTAAGCATCAAAACCGGAGCCAATTTATTGCCAGTGCTAATAGGTCCGACAATAAAATGCTGCCATCGTGGTCGATATCATAGAACAGAGCATCATTATTCGACCAGTGCTGTGCCAGAAGAGCGTAGTCTGCAAAATCAATGTTACCATCTGCATTCAAGTCCCCGGCATAATGTGTTGTAAATGACCAGGGGTCGCCAGTTATAATCATGGCGGAATCGACCTCATCAATGCGCCAGTAGTAGGTTGTATAGTAGTCCAGGATTCCGGGATCAAAGGTATTGGTGTCGTATTTGCCAAAATATGGAGGCGGATTTTCAGCACCAAAAAAGATGAGATGAGAGTCAGCAGTCGGTTTAGCTGTCCAGGTCAAATCTTTATTAAACGGTATTCTCAACGCCGAATCCTGTGGATTTGGATTTGTCGCTTTGAGTGAATCGCGACAGATTTGAAAGACCTGCTCAGCGGACAGAGCCATATTGTAAATCCGGACATCGTCAAGCAGACCTTCAAAGAATTTGTCGCCTCCGTAAAATGTCGATTGTCCGAAGTACAAAAGGCCGGGATCGTTGTTCAAAGATCCGCTCACCAGCACTTCAGTGCCAGATGCCACGCCGTTGAGATAAGCCTTCATAACACTGCCATCATAAGTTATCGCCACATGCTGCCACTGATTGTTGGTGTAAACTATGTCAATGCCATACCAACTTCTGTTTATGTTCAGCCAATGGTTGACTGTGTTCGACCCATCGAATTCCACAACATAGCTGCCATTATTAGCATCATCCCGTTTGGCGATAATATTCTGCCAACCAACGCCAAGATTGGTCGGCTTGACCCAGAATGCCAGGGTGATTTGACTTGGTGTAAGCGTATCATGATCCGGCACTTGCACATAATCGTCTATACCATCAAATTCAACAGCGCCATCAATTCTACCGTCCTGCGGCTGCCAGAGGGGGGCACCATTAACGCTGCCGTCATTGCTCCCCCGTTGGTCTGGGACAGTAGTTGAACCGGGCTCCTCATCCAGCATCCAATGACTGACCAAGTTCGGACCAGGATCGGTAACTTCAGGCGGTACTGTGCCGGTCGTATTCGGATCAATACTTGATGGTACTAATTTGAATGTTTCAATGGAATATGGCCCGACAGGAACAGTTACAGTTGTGTTGTCGCAGGGCATTGTCTGAATTGACTTCTCAATAATGCTGGTTTTCTCAGCACTGTCCATAGTGAAGAAGGTTTCGAAATCAGCGTTCGCCTGGTTCCCTTCAATATCGTAACAGCGAACAATAACGTTGTTTTCCTTATCACACTTTTTGACAGCGCTTATTAACACGTTGTCGGCAGAAACCGAGATAAAGCTTTTGCTTGGAGGCAACGGATTACCAGCATTGGATGTTTCCACGACAACCGGCCTGAGAGGGTTGTTCGCTTGAATGCCAAACCGGTATCCGTTTTTCCAGTCCCCCGGATGGGAAAGAATCGAAAATGCATAGTGGTGATCGCCGGCTTGCAAGTACCAGTTTCCTGCATAATGGCAACTTTTTCTTGAGGCAAGCAGGATCGGCTGCAAGAGATGGTTGGCCGCCGGATTTGTTGTCGGATCGACCCAGTCGCAGACTGCTACACTGGAGCTCATGGTCACCCCGAACTGGGCGTTGCTTGCTGTGATAAAGTTCTGGACTTCCCGTGGACGAACTTCTTTGCAAGGTTGACTGTAATCAGGTTTGCCGCCTGCTGCGCCAGAGAGTTCACTCTGCCCCACTTTCACAACACCCATTGGAACCTCATAGGCAATATTGCCGTCGGTCATATTAACAGGTAACGCCATACGGAACTCTCGGGACTCGGTACCATCCCAATTGAGCAGGGAAACTTCGCAATCGATTCGCTTGACATCATTGTAAATGATCAGCTTTTCTTCGACGGTACAATGAGTCAATGTCTGCTGCAAGCTGAAAACGGTTCGTACCGGACCGTTTTCCTGCTGTGTCCATACAGGGCTGTGGGCACCAACCTGATCAAACCCTTCCATGGTGGGCTGTTGAACCTCAGTAAACTCACCCGCCCCATTGCCGACGGACTGCATGGTAAAGACTTCCCCCCCCAGGAATTTACTGGTGTCAAGGACTTGTTTTTGCAGTTGCTTATCATAAATGCCTTGTACACCACCATTGCCAAGAGTGATAACATAATGCTGATTTTCAATCTGATTGCCTGTGATCGTCGCCGGTATTCCTGATGCCTTGGAACCTTGAACCAGGTAAAAGGTTTTATATCCAAGGGCCGGGACATTCTCGGCAACAAATGTGATATCCTTGGGGCTGTTGTCGACTAAAGACAGAACCTGGTGAGGCACGGTATTGCCCTCATGATCTTCCATATGAAAATACTCGTTTGGCAGACTGACTTCGACCTGAACCGGGTCGCTCCGCTGCCAGGAAAGGGCATTATAAACAACCACCGGCGTACCCCGGCTCTCATCTGTAGAAATTCGCGAAGTAATTTGATCAAGGGCATCATTAAGCATGGCCTGCCCTTGATCACGCGCAAATTCCAGTTTTTCCCTAAACACCTGATCGGTGACATCGCCGTTATTTCCACCCCAAC comes from the Anaerohalosphaera lusitana genome and includes:
- a CDS encoding LamG-like jellyroll fold domain-containing protein; amino-acid sequence: MFAHKIQHFRHFIIVAALSLIGSSTPLMGSELNVALNKWGTEASASSYYGPGYEPYRAFDGKWAAQATDKWNSANNVVPHWLVVDLKTERTIHKIVIKHEGVYTSGYNTSDFQIQKASSSDGSWIDLVSPITDNTLDETTHTFSPVETRYVRLFITKGEPDANAYARIYEMEVYADSATLTSLLTGVTFPGDNIRNESGELQVETELELAPVEMLSGYSYIQVHADGKTIERLDVSSLTSPYTFWLPVKNTPTEIQIYGEVEGDTDLLGSRTVQTPTPPNWGYFADGTVHIICSSHNDIAWFDTPAATIAWRDSKCITPALERMAVRDDVHFSMENVLYLLEYLERNPEKRDEVYLRSLSGRLDWGATYNQPYESLLSSEQLVRQVYHGAKLIRDTFPGVTARVAYNPDVPGRSLQMPQILSKADIPYLLISRHDEGLFRWASPDGSSVLCWSMGNYGNFAYLKDLPDTDAFLNEIGRLLDGRTQDYQDNQINPSYAFLHSWDYIGPANYDTFVDETAQRRSDGIAAGTDPIYLPPEVKYSATEEFFQSIEEGNPSFETITGERPNVWLYIHGPSHHWAISAKRQAGVLLPAAETFATIESVLDGSFQNYPQDELDEAWKASIYDDHGWGGNNGDVTDQVFREKLEFARDQGQAMLNDALDQITSRISTDESRGTPVVVYNALSWQRSDPVQVEVSLPNEYFHMEDHEGNTVPHQVLSLVDNSPKDITFVAENVPALGYKTFYLVQGSKASGIPATITGNQIENQHYVITLGNGGVQGIYDKQLQKQVLDTSKFLGGEVFTMQSVGNGAGEFTEVQQPTMEGFDQVGAHSPVWTQQENGPVRTVFSLQQTLTHCTVEEKLIIYNDVKRIDCEVSLLNWDGTESREFRMALPVNMTDGNIAYEVPMGVVKVGQSELSGAAGGKPDYSQPCKEVRPREVQNFITASNAQFGVTMSSSVAVCDWVDPTTNPAANHLLQPILLASRKSCHYAGNWYLQAGDHHYAFSILSHPGDWKNGYRFGIQANNPLRPVVVETSNAGNPLPPSKSFISVSADNVLISAVKKCDKENNVIVRCYDIEGNQANADFETFFTMDSAEKTSIIEKSIQTMPCDNTTVTVPVGPYSIETFKLVPSSIDPNTTGTVPPEVTDPGPNLVSHWMLDEEPGSTTVPDQRGSNDGSVNGAPLWQPQDGRIDGAVEFDGIDDYVQVPDHDTLTPSQITLAFWVKPTNLGVGWQNIIAKRDDANNGSYVVEFDGSNTVNHWLNINRSWYGIDIVYTNNQWQHVAITYDGSVMKAYLNGVASGTEVLVSGSLNNDPGLLYFGQSTFYGGDKFFEGLLDDVRIYNMALSAEQVFQICRDSLKATNPNPQDSALRIPFNKDLTWTAKPTADSHLIFFGAENPPPYFGKYDTNTFDPGILDYYTTYYWRIDEVDSAMIITGDPWSFTTHYAGDLNADGNIDFADYALLAQHWSNNDALFYDIDHDGSILLSDLLALAINWLRF